A region from the Branchiostoma lanceolatum isolate klBraLanc5 chromosome 2, klBraLanc5.hap2, whole genome shotgun sequence genome encodes:
- the LOC136426876 gene encoding fibropellin-1-like, whose amino-acid sequence MGDAATGLGGIPAQAGFNSGDGTNYYTVPGSRSSEIVDVETRSNVGQPGTFMFQINAAKIVPLGKMRLVGGSSEFEGRVEINRGGVWGTICDGDWGMEEAQVVCRGVGHGGAVAAYGSAHYGQGSGPIYLNNLDCSGNEMSLSDCPLLSGGMTTCTHADDAGVECKDLDDCQPNPCANGGTCLDRVDDFVCVCRPPYEGKDCNIDTSDPCATDPCEHGGVCSADGDKFTCSCQLGWNGTTCDTYALNPCDSGPCQHGGLCFASEDKFACSCQPGWNGTTCETNIDDCSPDPCQNGGVCQDLVDDFFCVCPSPYEGNMCEIYVDPCGDKPCQNGGVCSASGAIFTCSCQPGWYGITCEMDLDECSSNPCQNGGVCQDLVADFSCNCPASYEGKMCEIYVNPCDSGPCQNGGVCSASGATFTCSCQPGWNGTTCEIEIDECSPNPCQNGGVCQDLVADFSCSCPAPYEGNMCEIYVDPCGSGPCQNGGVCSASGATFTCSCQPGWNGATCEMNIDECSSDPCQNGGVCQDMVADFSCSCPLPYEGKMCEIYVNPCGSRPCQNGGVCSASGATFTCSCQPGWNGTTCETDIDECSPDPCQNGGMCQDLVGDFSCSCPAPYEGNMCEIYVDPCGSAPCQHAGLCFASGAAFTCSCQPGWNGTTCEMNIDECSPDPCQNGGVCQDLVADFSCSCPASYEGKMCEIYVNPCDSGPCQHGGVCSASGATFTCSCQPGWNGTMCEMNVDDCSPDPCQNGGVCDDHVNDFFCNCPSPYEGKTCEIYVDPCGNKPCQNGGVCSANGDKFTCSCQPGWNGTTCEINLDDCSPNPCQNGGVCQDLVDDFTCDCPSTYEGKMCETYVPTTPPYVPTTDITHGAVVPFRPDLTCGLDMFFMLAGNCETYYYVCSPGYDDPILMYCPAGLVFNKDLIVCDWPHNVAYC is encoded by the exons ATGGGTGACGCAGCGACCGGTCTTGGCGGAATCCCAGCACAG GCAGGGTTCAATTCTGGAGATGGGACAAACTACTACACAGTGCCGGGCTCACGGTCTTCTGAGATTGTAGATGTTGAGACCAGGTCAAACGTGGGACAACCGGGCACCTTCATGTTCCAGATCAACGCCGCTAAGATCGTCCCTCTGG GAAAGATGAGGTTAGTCGGAGGAAGTTCTGAGTTCGAGGGCAGAGTTGAGATCAACCGCGGTGGTGTCTGGGGGACAATCTGTGACGGAGACTGGGGAATGGAGGAAGCCCAG GTGGTGTGCCGTGGAGTTGGCCATGGCGGTGCTGTAGCAGCCTACGGCTCCGCACACTACGGCCAGGGAAGCGGACCTATCTACCTCAACAACCTGGACTGCTCTGGGAACGAGATGTCCCTCTCCGACTGTCCACTGCTCTCTGGCGGGATGACAACATGCACACACGCCGATGACGCCGGGGTTGAGTGTAAAG ATCTTGATGACTGTCAGCCGAATCCTTGTGCGAACGGCGGCACCTGTCTGGACCGTGTGGATGACTTCGTCTGCGTTTGCCGCCCTCCGTATGAGGGGAAAGACTGCAACATCG ATACCAGCGACCCTTGCGCGACTGACCCTTGTGAACACGGAGGCGTATGCTCAGCAGATGGCGACAAATTTACCTGCTCATGTCAGCTCGGATGGAACGGCACAACGTGCGACACGTATG CTCTCAACCCGTGTGATAGCGGACCCTGTCAACACGGAGGCCTGTGTTTTGCCAGCGAAGATAAATTTGCCTGCTCATGTCAACCTGGATGGAACGGTACCACTTGCGAAACCA ACATTGACGACTGCAGCCCCGACCCTTGTCAGAACGGAGGGGTGTGTCAGGATCTTGTAGACGACTTCTTCTGCGTTTGTCCCTCTCCATACGAGGGCAACATGTGTGAGATATACG TGGACCCCTGTGGGGACAAACCTTGTCAAAACGGAGGCGTGTGTTCTGCAAGCGGCGCTATATTTACCTGCTCATGTCAGCCTGGATGGTACGGCATCACCTGCGAAATGG ATCTTGACGAGTGCAGCTCTAACCCTTGTCAGAACGGAGGAGTGTGTCAGGACCTAGTGGCTGACTTTTCTTGCAACTGTCCTGCTTCATACGAAGGAAAAATGTGCGAGATATATG TGAACCCCTGTGACAGCGGACCTTGTCAAAACGGAGGCGTGTGTTCTGCAAGCGGTGCTACATTTACCTGCTCATGTCAGCCTGGATGGAACGGCACCACTTGTGAAATAG AGATcgacgagtgcagccccaaccctTGTCAGAACGGAGGGGTGTGTCAGGATCTGGTGGCTGACTTCTCCTGCAGTTGTCCTGCTCCATATGAGGGCAACATGTGCGAGATATACG TTGACCCCTGTGGCAGTGGACCATGTCAAAACGGAGGCGTGTGTTCTGCAAGCGGTGCTACATTTACCTGCTCATGTCAGCCTGGATGGAACGGGGCCACGTGCGAAATGA ACATTGATGAGTGCAGCTCTGATCCTTGTCAGAACGGAGGGGTGTGTCAAGACATGGTCGCAGACTTTTCTTGCAGTTGTCCTTTGCCATACGAAGGCAAAATGTGCGAAATATATG TGAACCCCTGTGGCAGCAGACCTTGTCAAAACGGAGGCGTGTGTTCTGCAAGCGGTGCTACATTTACCTGCTCATGTCAGCCTGGATGGAACGGCACAACGTGTGaaacag ACATCGATGAGTGCAGCCCCGACCCTTGTCAGAACGGAGGGATGTGTCAGGATCTGGTCGGCGACTTCTCTTGCAGTTGCCCTGCTCCATATGAGGGCAACATGTGCGAGATATACG TGGACCCTTGTGGCAGTGCACCTTGTCAACACGCAGGCTTGTGTTTTGCGAGTGGTGCTGCATTTACCTGCTCATGTCAGCCTGGATGGAACGGCACCACGTGCGAAATGA ACATTGATGAGTGCAGCCCCGACCCTTGTCAGAACGGAGGGGTGTGTCAGGACCTAGTGGCTGACTTCTCTTGCAGTTGTCCTGCTTCATACGAAGGCAAGATGTGCGAGATATATG TGAACCCATGTGACAGCGGACCTTGCCAACATGGAGGCGTGTGTTCTGCAAGCGGCGCAACATTTACCTGCTCGTGTCAGCCTGGATGGAACGGCACAATGTGCGAAATGA ACGTTGATGATTGCAGCCCCGACCCTTGTCAGAACGGAGGGGTGTGCGATGATCACGTCAATGATTTCTTCTGCAACTGTCCTTCTCCATACGAGGGCAAGACGTGTGAGATATATG TGGACCCTTGTGGTAACAAACCTTGTCAAAACGGAGGCGTGTGTTCTGCAAACGGCGACAAATTCACCTGCTCATGTCAGCCGGGATGGAACGGCACCACTTGTGAAATAA aTCTTGATGACTGCAGCCCTAACCCTTGTCAGAACGGAGGGGTGTGTCAGGATCTTGTCGACGACTTCACATGCGACTGTCCGTCTACATACGAGGGCAAGATGTGCGAGACATATG TTCCTACGACTCCGCCGTATGTGCCCACCACCGACATCACCCACGGCGCTGTTGTACCCTTCAGACCGGACCTGACGTGTGGCCTAGACATGTTCTTCATGTTGGCTGGAAACTGTGAAACCTACTATTACGTGTGCTCGCCCGGGTACGACGACCCGATCCTCATGTACTGCCCGGCTGGCCTCGTTTTCAACAAGGACCTTATAGTGTGCGACTGGCCACATAACGTTGCTTACTGCTAG